A section of the Rossellomorea marisflavi genome encodes:
- a CDS encoding HTTM domain-containing protein: MDTIKTKINKFFHKYFYLARENQYNLISLSILRITIGIHVLFELITAHPIKEVLWNSTIFNYAVPFLYNPTYFNLFYYLGILLMVLYTLGIGSNFFNLIIYVFVYTLYKANPNLLDGGNNILIIVLFYMIFTNNTEYFSLHKLTRKSPYRNIVHNLFFVMIIIQVCILYFFAGFFKAQGSMWFHGSALYYVLNLEAFAMEFTDGMKNFVLSSPALLTFGAYSAIFTQLFFPFLVFNKYVRYLILLGSIAFHLSILMFMGLAQFAIIMIALDLQFITDKEYKAVASIKKFLNKCKRTKNLEFQGVK; this comes from the coding sequence ATGGATACCATCAAGACCAAAATCAATAAATTTTTTCATAAGTATTTCTATTTAGCAAGAGAAAATCAATATAACTTGATTAGTTTGAGCATTTTGAGAATAACTATTGGAATCCACGTATTATTTGAATTAATTACAGCTCACCCCATAAAAGAGGTTTTATGGAATTCAACAATATTTAATTATGCAGTTCCCTTTCTCTATAATCCAACCTATTTTAACCTATTTTACTATCTAGGGATATTATTGATGGTGTTATATACGTTAGGAATTGGTTCTAATTTTTTCAACTTAATAATATATGTATTTGTATATACACTTTATAAAGCCAATCCCAATTTATTAGATGGTGGAAATAATATTCTTATAATAGTATTGTTTTACATGATTTTCACAAATAATACAGAATACTTTTCTTTACATAAACTCACTAGAAAATCTCCTTATAGAAATATTGTACATAACTTATTTTTTGTTATGATAATCATTCAAGTATGTATACTTTATTTCTTTGCTGGTTTTTTTAAAGCCCAGGGTAGTATGTGGTTCCATGGAAGTGCATTATACTATGTATTAAACTTAGAAGCTTTCGCTATGGAATTCACGGATGGTATGAAGAACTTTGTTTTGAGTTCACCTGCATTATTAACTTTTGGAGCATATTCTGCTATATTCACACAATTATTTTTCCCGTTTCTTGTCTTTAATAAATACGTTAGATATTTAATATTGCTTGGATCAATCGCTTTCCATCTCAGTATCTTAATGTTTATGGGTCTCGCACAATTTGCAATTATAATGATTGCACTAGACCTTCAATTTATCACCGATAAGGAGTACAAGGCTGTTGCATCTATAAAGAAGTTCCTAAATAAATGTAAAAGAACTAAAAATCTTGAATTTCAGGGTGTTAAATAA
- a CDS encoding DUF5819 family protein: MKKSGEKVLFSILTLTLIFHTSMTISYNFPLTPLKYKYENFISSYMNPLFQQTWTLFAPNPSNTNNNLQFRIEYKKANKNLETDWISLSDKFISQTKKNFFHPYGHYTGTLVQLESSVMKEIEFIQKMKEDEDVKLDVNSDDFFQDYFQIETLYTFALNIVGHQYENINSIQLRYSIEYFPEYENGTIKGKSKYEYVYLPKMNENQLTGRILNGYHQDQNQ, translated from the coding sequence ATGAAAAAATCAGGAGAAAAAGTTCTATTTTCAATTTTAACACTCACTTTAATATTCCATACGAGTATGACTATATCATATAATTTCCCACTAACACCATTAAAATACAAATACGAGAATTTTATTTCATCCTACATGAATCCCTTATTTCAACAAACTTGGACACTTTTCGCACCAAACCCTTCAAACACAAACAATAATCTTCAATTCAGAATTGAATATAAAAAGGCAAACAAAAATTTAGAAACTGATTGGATCAGTTTAAGTGATAAATTCATTAGTCAAACTAAAAAAAACTTTTTTCATCCCTATGGCCATTATACTGGCACACTAGTCCAGCTTGAAAGTTCTGTTATGAAAGAAATTGAATTTATTCAGAAAATGAAAGAAGATGAGGACGTAAAATTAGATGTGAATTCTGATGATTTTTTTCAAGACTATTTTCAGATTGAAACCCTATATACTTTTGCTTTAAATATAGTTGGTCATCAATATGAGAATATTAATTCAATACAATTACGTTATTCTATAGAGTACTTCCCAGAATATGAAAATGGCACTATTAAGGGAAAATCTAAATACGAATATGTATATCTTCCTAAAATGAACGAAAATCAATTGACAGGGAGGATTTTAAATGGATACCATCAAGACCAAAATCAATAA